The Meiothermus sp. genome segment GCCATTGCCTCTGTGGCCGAGGGCAGCAAACCCACCGTTGGCTTTGGCCAGGCCCGCATGGCTGGAAACACCGGCTGCAACCAGTTCTCGGCCCGCTACAGCCTGCAAAACTTTTCTCTGCAGGTTGGCCCTGTCGCCAGCACCAAACGGGCCTGCCCCAGCGAGGCCCTGGCCCGCCAGGAAACTGCCCTGCTGCAGGCCCTGGAAAAAGTGGAGGGCTTCCGTATTGTGGGCCGACGGCTTACCCTCTACGATGCGGAAGGAAAAATCCTGATGAACCTGTCCCGCTGATGGGCTCACTCCCCGCTGGCAGTTTGTAAGTCAGGCATCACCGCCTTCGCTCTGAACGTAGTAAGGAAACAAATCCTCCACCGGCATCCGCCACCCCGGCAAGGGCAGGCTCGGCCTCGGCCACATCCCCCCGGCGGTATATGGTCGGGTGGCTGGGGGTCGCTGGCCCGGTAGACCCGCACCACCTCGACCCCCAGCATGTCCACATCCCAGACCACCAAGGTACCCGCCGCAAAATAGTCGGCGCGTTTCTGGGCCATCTCTTGCTCGGCTTTTTTGCCGTAATCGCCATCACTCCGAACTTCCACGGCAAATACCGGAGCCCCCTCCAGGAACTTCATCCCCGAGTGAGGGCCCACATAATAGGCCGCATCGGGGCTAAAGCTCTTTCGCCCAGGCAAGTCCACTGCAAAGCCCACGTTGTCACCAACCGCATAACCGTTTCGATGCGCCAGGGCGTACTCATGTAGGCTGAACAAAATCCTCATTGCGGCGAATCCGGGTAGAAATCCAGTTGGCGGCATGCGCACAATCTCCCCACCGACCAGCTCGGCCTTGCCGGGTTCTTTCATCAGGTCGTCCAGGGTGGCTTCCTTGACCTTGGGCATGCCCTCAGTTTAGCGCAGTTGTTGACGGCCTGTGCTCCTCCACCGTAGCATGAGGGTTGGGAGCAGTCCCGCACCTTTAATCCCGATCCCGTGAGGTCGGAAAGGAGAGAAAATGAAGCATACCCCAACCCCCAAAACTAAAGCTGCGCGCCCGTTATGGGCGCATTTTTTATGGTGCCCCAAACGCGGTAGGCTGGGCGTGGAGGAACAACCATGACCTTCAAGTCCAAACTCCTGAATGAAGACGAAGTGCGCCGCGCCCTGACCCGCATCGCCCACGAGGTCATCGAGAAGAACAAGGGCACCGACAACCTCTGCTTTGTGGGCATTCATACCCGCGGCATCAGCCTGGCCCAAAGGCTGGTAGACCTGGTGGAGAGGTTTGAGGGCAAGCGGGTGCCCATGGGCATTCTGGACATCACCCTATACCGAGACGACCTGACCGAAATCGGGCTGCAACCTAAGGTACGCGAGACCCGCATCCCCTTCGACCTGAACGGCAGGGCTGTGGTGCTGGTAGACGACGTGCTCTTTACCGGCCGCACCGCGCGGGCTGCCCTCGACGCCCTGATTGACCAGGGCCGCCCCAGTCGCATCTACCTGGCGGTGCTGGTAGACCGAGGGCACCGCGAGTTACCTATCCGGGCCGATTTCGTAGGTAAGAACCTGCCCACCTCCAAAAGCGAAGTGGTCAAGGTAAAAACCCAGGAAGACGACGGCGAGGATGCTGTGGAGCTATGGGAGATGGAAGAATCATGAACGAGACCGCCACCTCGAGCTTCCCCAAACACCTGC includes the following:
- a CDS encoding Uma2 family endonuclease encodes the protein MPKVKEATLDDLMKEPGKAELVGGEIVRMPPTGFLPGFAAMRILFSLHEYALAHRNGYAVGDNVGFAVDLPGRKSFSPDAAYYVGPHSGMKFLEGAPVFAVEVRSDGDYGKKAEQEMAQKRADYFAAGTLVVWDVDMLGVEVVRVYRASDPQPPDHIPPGGCGRGRACPCRGGGCRWRICFLTTFRAKAVMPDLQTASGE
- the pyrR gene encoding bifunctional pyr operon transcriptional regulator/uracil phosphoribosyltransferase PyrR; this encodes MTFKSKLLNEDEVRRALTRIAHEVIEKNKGTDNLCFVGIHTRGISLAQRLVDLVERFEGKRVPMGILDITLYRDDLTEIGLQPKVRETRIPFDLNGRAVVLVDDVLFTGRTARAALDALIDQGRPSRIYLAVLVDRGHRELPIRADFVGKNLPTSKSEVVKVKTQEDDGEDAVELWEMEES